Proteins encoded together in one Rhizobacter sp. J219 window:
- a CDS encoding NAD(P)-dependent oxidoreductase: protein MKIALIGATGFVGTALLEELLRRGHQVTALARNPDKLAARQGLTVVKADALQSAEVAHAVEGADAVVSAYNPGWQEPRIHDLFLQGTRAILDGVKRSGVKRVLLVGGAGSLYVAPGVQLVDTPEFPAEWKQGALAAREALNVVRQETSLDWTFVSPAVMLAPGERRGAFRIGGDEVLFDASGAPAGISVADLAVAIVDEIETPRHVQRRFTAAY, encoded by the coding sequence ATGAAGATCGCCCTCATCGGAGCCACCGGGTTCGTCGGCACCGCCCTGCTGGAAGAGCTGCTGCGCCGCGGCCACCAGGTCACCGCCCTGGCCCGCAACCCGGACAAGCTGGCCGCACGGCAAGGCCTCACCGTGGTGAAGGCCGACGCGCTGCAGAGCGCCGAGGTCGCCCACGCGGTGGAAGGCGCCGATGCGGTGGTCAGCGCCTACAACCCCGGCTGGCAGGAGCCGCGGATCCACGACCTCTTCCTGCAAGGCACCCGCGCCATCCTCGACGGCGTGAAGCGCAGCGGTGTCAAGCGCGTGCTGCTCGTCGGTGGCGCCGGCAGCCTCTACGTCGCGCCGGGCGTGCAGCTGGTCGACACCCCCGAGTTCCCCGCCGAGTGGAAGCAGGGCGCGCTCGCGGCCCGCGAGGCGCTCAACGTGGTGCGCCAGGAAACGTCGCTCGACTGGACCTTCGTCTCGCCGGCCGTGATGCTCGCCCCTGGCGAGCGGCGCGGGGCTTTTCGCATCGGTGGCGACGAGGTGCTGTTCGACGCCAGCGGCGCCCCGGCCGGCATCTCGGTGGCCGACCTGGCCGTGGCCATCGTCGACGAGATCGAGACGCCCCGGCACGTGCAGCGCCGGTTCACTGCCGCGTACTGA
- a CDS encoding DsbA family protein, with protein sequence MPSGLFAAPGKTLDAEMARHIEQADARIAAMSGQRFSDLYKRKVLANPELPFDSTAATEALTAVSLWNVHRELDALHALQRERFVAGRDISDRSVIAQALASSLGDDAETWERRLEHPSLPGLTDKRVARAKKVMKAVGMHGVPALVWPSEQGMRLLPGQWLFGEKTLSAQLALLA encoded by the coding sequence GTGCCGAGCGGCCTCTTCGCCGCGCCCGGCAAGACGCTCGACGCCGAGATGGCTCGCCACATCGAACAGGCCGACGCCCGCATCGCCGCCATGAGCGGGCAGCGCTTCAGCGATCTCTACAAACGCAAGGTGCTCGCCAACCCCGAGCTGCCCTTCGACAGCACCGCCGCGACCGAGGCGCTGACGGCCGTCTCGCTGTGGAACGTGCACCGCGAACTCGACGCCCTGCATGCGCTGCAGCGCGAGCGCTTCGTCGCCGGCCGCGACATCAGCGACCGCAGCGTCATCGCCCAGGCGCTGGCTTCGTCTCTCGGCGACGACGCCGAGACCTGGGAGCGGCGCCTTGAGCACCCCTCGCTGCCCGGCCTCACCGACAAGCGCGTGGCACGTGCCAAAAAAGTGATGAAGGCGGTGGGCATGCACGGCGTGCCGGCGCTGGTATGGCCCAGCGAACAGGGCATGCGGCTGCTGCCGGGGCAGTGGCTCTTTGGCGAAAAAACGCTGTCGGCGCAGCTCGCCTTGCTGGCCTGA
- a CDS encoding neutral zinc metallopeptidase, which produces MKWQGNRESDNVEDARSGGGGGGFSFGGGRSIGLGSVVIAVIAGWIFGINPLTILGLMSGGGGPAPQVQQAPAGRPPADDPMARFVSVVLADTEDVWREQFQKMGQTYRDPKLRLFRGSEPTACGMGQSAMGPFYCPGDMKVYIDLSFYETMRTRLGAPGDFAQAYVIAHEVGHHVQNLLGISGKVDSMRGRVSEAQQNALSVRLELQADCFAGVWAHHANNARQILEQGDVEEALNAASQIGDDALQRKSRGTVQPETFTHGTSAQRVAWFKKGLQSGSVNQCNTFEARQI; this is translated from the coding sequence ATGAAGTGGCAAGGCAATCGCGAGAGCGACAACGTCGAGGATGCCCGCTCCGGTGGCGGCGGTGGCGGTTTCTCGTTCGGCGGCGGGCGCAGCATCGGCCTGGGCAGCGTGGTGATTGCGGTCATCGCCGGCTGGATCTTCGGCATCAACCCGCTCACGATCCTCGGGCTCATGAGCGGAGGTGGCGGCCCGGCGCCGCAGGTGCAGCAGGCGCCGGCCGGCCGCCCGCCCGCCGACGACCCGATGGCGCGCTTTGTCTCGGTGGTGCTGGCCGACACCGAAGACGTGTGGCGCGAGCAGTTCCAGAAGATGGGTCAGACCTACCGCGACCCCAAGCTGCGCCTCTTCCGCGGCAGCGAGCCCACCGCCTGCGGCATGGGCCAGTCTGCGATGGGACCGTTCTACTGCCCGGGCGACATGAAGGTCTACATCGACCTGAGCTTCTACGAAACCATGCGCACGCGCCTGGGCGCCCCCGGCGACTTCGCGCAGGCCTACGTGATCGCGCACGAGGTCGGCCACCACGTGCAGAACCTGCTCGGCATCAGCGGCAAGGTCGACAGCATGCGCGGGCGCGTGTCCGAAGCGCAGCAGAACGCGCTCTCGGTGCGGCTCGAGCTGCAGGCCGACTGCTTTGCCGGCGTGTGGGCACACCATGCCAACAACGCGCGCCAGATCCTGGAGCAGGGCGACGTGGAAGAAGCGCTCAACGCCGCCTCGCAGATCGGCGACGACGCGCTGCAGCGCAAGTCGCGCGGCACGGTGCAGCCCGAGACCTTCACCCACGGCACCAGCGCGCAGCGCGTCGCCTGGTTCAAGAAAGGCCTGCAAAGCGGCAGCGTGAACCAGTGCAACACCTTCGAGGCGCGCCAGATCTGA
- the dcd gene encoding dCTP deaminase — MSIKSDKWIRRMAEQHGMIEPFEPGQVRHSADGHKIVSYGTSSYGYDIRCAPEFKVFTNIYSTVVDPKNFDEKSFVDIESDVCVIPPNSFALARTVEYFRIPRNVLTICLGKSTYARCGIIVNVTPFEPEWEGYVTLEFSNTTPLPAKIYAGEGCAQVLFFESDEVCETSYKDRGGKYQGQRGVTLPKT; from the coding sequence ATGAGCATCAAGAGCGACAAATGGATCCGCCGCATGGCCGAACAGCACGGCATGATCGAGCCCTTCGAGCCCGGCCAGGTGCGCCACTCGGCCGACGGTCACAAGATCGTGAGCTACGGCACCAGCAGCTACGGCTACGACATCCGTTGCGCGCCCGAGTTCAAGGTCTTCACCAACATCTACAGCACGGTGGTCGACCCGAAGAACTTCGATGAAAAAAGCTTCGTCGACATCGAGTCCGACGTCTGCGTGATCCCGCCCAACAGCTTTGCGCTGGCCCGCACCGTCGAGTACTTCCGCATCCCGCGCAACGTGCTGACCATCTGCCTCGGCAAGAGCACCTACGCCCGCTGCGGGATCATCGTCAACGTGACCCCCTTCGAGCCTGAATGGGAAGGCTACGTGACGCTCGAATTCAGCAACACCACGCCGCTGCCCGCCAAGATCTACGCAGGCGAAGGCTGCGCGCAGGTGCTCTTCTTCGAGAGCGACGAGGTCTGCGAGACGAGCTACAAGGACCGCGGCGGCAAGTACCAGGGTCAACGCGGCGTCACCCTGCCAAAAACTTAA
- a CDS encoding C13 family peptidase, whose protein sequence is MNTLRRWGVATVRSAFCLPPTLSGLRIGPVGLVALTLLLLAGGVALQRLYLPGPAQFYWESMGGGWLATLLLVLACWMAARGAGDGEGGAVVLLALLWLQQMLISWPLWAAYLVMQRWAPARDLPLAEGVLQVLPWVPMGWVALAAAVLLARHAGHVALRAAVVTVVAAAALTSLYLPRGAYWYPDVTAAAAGEAEDKRLQLTQEVLEAQSASVVSTLQALQPQRPGVADVYAITFAPYAGEEVFRRESRLVNELMQERFDARGRTLSLINHADTAAELPWATGLNLRRAIGHMASLMDRDEDVLFIHLTSHGARNGQLAAQFEPLEVDEITPDKLRAWLDEAGVRWRVLSVSACYSGSWLPALADPGTLTMTAADATHTSYGCGRGSELTYFGRAMYAEQLRRTRSFEQAHAQAREVIARREKEAGKTDGYSNPQIQVGEAIRPKLAELAGRLDAAAQ, encoded by the coding sequence ATGAACACATTGAGGCGCTGGGGCGTCGCCACCGTGCGCAGCGCGTTCTGCCTGCCGCCCACGCTGTCGGGCCTGCGCATCGGGCCGGTCGGCCTCGTCGCCTTGACGCTGCTGCTGTTGGCAGGCGGTGTGGCGCTGCAGCGGCTGTACCTGCCGGGCCCGGCGCAGTTCTACTGGGAATCGATGGGCGGCGGATGGTTGGCCACGCTGCTGCTTGTGCTGGCCTGCTGGATGGCCGCCCGCGGTGCCGGCGACGGCGAGGGCGGTGCGGTGGTACTGCTCGCCCTGCTGTGGCTGCAGCAAATGCTGATCTCGTGGCCGCTCTGGGCGGCATACCTCGTGATGCAGCGCTGGGCGCCGGCACGTGACCTTCCCCTCGCGGAAGGTGTTTTGCAGGTCCTGCCCTGGGTGCCGATGGGGTGGGTGGCGCTGGCCGCCGCCGTGCTGCTGGCGCGTCATGCCGGCCACGTGGCGCTGCGGGCCGCCGTGGTCACCGTGGTGGCGGCCGCGGCGCTCACGAGCCTCTACCTGCCTCGCGGTGCGTACTGGTACCCCGACGTCACCGCCGCGGCCGCCGGCGAGGCCGAAGACAAACGCCTGCAGCTCACCCAGGAGGTGCTGGAGGCCCAGTCGGCCAGCGTCGTGTCGACCTTGCAGGCGCTGCAGCCGCAACGTCCCGGGGTGGCCGATGTCTACGCCATCACCTTTGCACCGTATGCGGGCGAAGAGGTGTTCCGCCGCGAGAGCCGGCTCGTCAACGAGCTGATGCAGGAGCGTTTCGACGCCCGCGGCCGCACGCTCTCGCTCATCAACCACGCCGACACCGCCGCCGAGCTGCCCTGGGCCACCGGCCTCAACCTGCGCCGGGCCATCGGGCACATGGCCAGCCTGATGGACCGCGACGAAGACGTGCTCTTCATCCACCTCACGTCGCACGGCGCCCGCAACGGGCAGCTCGCGGCCCAGTTCGAACCGCTCGAGGTCGACGAGATCACGCCCGACAAGCTGCGCGCCTGGCTCGACGAGGCCGGCGTGCGCTGGCGGGTGCTGTCGGTGTCGGCCTGCTACTCGGGCTCGTGGCTGCCCGCGCTCGCCGACCCCGGCACGCTCACGATGACGGCGGCCGACGCCACCCACACCTCCTACGGCTGCGGCCGTGGCTCCGAACTGACCTACTTCGGCCGCGCGATGTATGCCGAGCAGCTGCGCCGCACGCGCTCCTTCGAGCAGGCGCATGCGCAGGCTCGCGAGGTGATCGCCCGGCGTGAAAAGGAGGCCGGCAAGACCGACGGCTATTCCAACCCGCAGATCCAGGTGGGCGAAGCCATTCGCCCGAAGCTTGCCGAGCTGGCAGGCCGGCTGGATGCTGCAGCGCAGTAG